In one Mucilaginibacter ginsenosidivorax genomic region, the following are encoded:
- a CDS encoding type II toxin-antitoxin system VapC family toxin, protein MNLLLDTNILLFISRTRNTDSFVDFINPDNSSLYISVASEAEIKSLALKNNWGAKRADILHGFLDGINIVEISQSYVDIYAEIDAYSQRLNPDFKEYSFETPRNMGKNDLWIASLAALLGLQLITTDTDFDHLHNVFFPVRRILPEDFRQFF, encoded by the coding sequence ATGAATTTATTACTGGATACCAATATTCTTTTGTTTATTTCGAGGACGAGGAACACAGATAGTTTTGTAGATTTTATTAATCCTGATAACTCAAGCTTGTATATATCGGTAGCATCTGAAGCCGAAATTAAATCATTAGCACTTAAAAATAATTGGGGTGCTAAACGTGCCGATATTCTGCATGGTTTTTTAGATGGGATCAATATTGTAGAGATTAGTCAATCTTACGTCGATATTTACGCAGAGATCGACGCATATTCGCAAAGGTTGAATCCGGATTTTAAGGAATACTCGTTTGAAACCCCAAGAAATATGGGCAAAAACGATCTATGGATCGCTTCGTTGGCAGCTTTATTAGGCTTGCAGTTAATTACAACAGATACTGATTTTGACCACTTGCATAATGTATTCTTTCCGGTAAGGCGAATATTGCCGGAAGATTTTCGGCAGTTCTTTTAA
- a CDS encoding dihydrofolate reductase family protein, with product MRTVTFGMNISIDGCYEHTNFNGDEEIHQYFADLAHDVDLVVYGRKMYDLIVPYWTEVAETQSGTAAGNAFAQTVVDVDKIVFSRTLQRLEDNTRIMRDNLEAEMLKLKQQPGKKISIAGVSLRSQLMALGLIDEIHIVIHPVIIGEGKKLMEDFPLQEKLNWKLVDAKIFKSGCVGLHYLKG from the coding sequence ATGAGAACTGTAACTTTTGGCATGAATATCAGTATAGACGGCTGTTACGAACACACCAATTTTAATGGCGATGAAGAAATTCACCAATATTTTGCCGACTTGGCGCACGACGTAGACCTGGTGGTATACGGACGTAAGATGTACGATTTGATAGTTCCGTATTGGACCGAGGTGGCCGAAACCCAGTCGGGCACGGCAGCGGGCAATGCATTTGCGCAAACCGTTGTCGACGTTGATAAAATTGTTTTTTCGCGCACCCTTCAAAGGTTGGAAGACAATACACGCATTATGCGCGACAACCTGGAAGCCGAAATGCTAAAACTGAAACAGCAGCCCGGCAAAAAAATCTCCATCGCCGGCGTAAGCCTGCGTTCGCAACTCATGGCACTCGGCCTGATCGACGAAATTCATATTGTAATTCACCCGGTAATTATTGGCGAAGGAAAAAAGTTGATGGAAGATTTCCCGCTGCAGGAAAAGCTAAACTGGAAACTGGTAGATGCCAAGATTTTTAAATCGGGATGCGTGGGGTTGCATTATTTGAAGGGGTGA
- a CDS encoding glycoside hydrolase family 76 protein, which translates to MKIMKNNVKQTCGTLGVLRAFKLMGRAGYGLLLAVLGCMAVASGCKKEGRLAAGAPTASAAVAGRKLVTNATLPTRAEALVAMQVYNNTFYNQYGTYGPSFKAYYWKDQNHTTRMDFWTQAEAIETLIDAYNINPNVDLKNKISYLYNGMRDGYGLTWESNIYNDDIIWGSLMCVRAYAITNDGGMLDMAKNNFAIVWNRAYDTSLGGGLWWTTAKQTKNACVNAPAIICAMKLYAATGDASYQTKAKLLMDWMVATLYTSSGEVKGAINAAGTITEGSRSYTQGTFIGACDALRLQYPAVNYAAMANNVMNYSKNNMCQTPGGILLDEYDTADTQGFKGIFARWACIYVHSAGLQSTYGNWLDANATQAWSIRNNSGQMWGKWATRTPDGTILNAFETTPGVAMVNGIYWYR; encoded by the coding sequence ATGAAAATTATGAAAAACAATGTTAAACAAACCTGCGGCACATTGGGCGTGCTGCGTGCTTTTAAATTGATGGGCCGGGCGGGGTATGGCCTGCTGCTGGCGGTACTGGGCTGTATGGCGGTGGCATCGGGCTGTAAAAAGGAGGGGCGGTTGGCGGCCGGGGCGCCGACGGCTTCGGCAGCGGTGGCCGGCCGTAAGCTGGTAACCAATGCAACCCTGCCTACCCGTGCCGAGGCGCTGGTGGCCATGCAGGTTTACAATAATACTTTTTACAACCAGTACGGCACCTACGGCCCCAGCTTTAAGGCCTATTACTGGAAAGACCAGAACCACACCACCCGCATGGATTTCTGGACACAGGCCGAGGCTATTGAAACCCTCATTGACGCTTACAATATAAACCCCAATGTGGATTTGAAGAACAAAATCAGCTACCTGTACAACGGTATGCGCGATGGTTACGGCCTTACCTGGGAAAGCAATATTTATAACGATGATATTATTTGGGGCAGCCTGATGTGCGTGCGCGCCTATGCCATTACCAATGATGGCGGCATGTTGGATATGGCCAAAAACAACTTCGCCATTGTATGGAACCGCGCCTATGATACCTCCCTGGGCGGAGGTTTGTGGTGGACTACCGCCAAGCAAACCAAAAACGCCTGCGTAAACGCGCCGGCCATTATTTGTGCCATGAAATTGTACGCTGCCACCGGCGATGCCAGTTACCAAACCAAGGCCAAGCTGCTGATGGATTGGATGGTGGCCACCCTGTATACCAGCAGCGGCGAGGTTAAAGGCGCTATAAACGCGGCCGGCACCATTACCGAAGGCAGCCGCTCATACACGCAAGGCACGTTCATTGGCGCCTGCGATGCCCTGCGCCTGCAATACCCTGCCGTAAACTACGCCGCAATGGCCAACAACGTAATGAACTACAGCAAAAACAACATGTGCCAAACCCCTGGCGGCATATTGCTGGATGAGTACGACACCGCCGATACACAGGGCTTTAAGGGCATATTTGCCCGCTGGGCCTGTATTTACGTGCACTCGGCAGGTTTACAAAGCACTTATGGCAACTGGCTGGATGCCAACGCCACGCAGGCTTGGTCTATACGCAACAACAGCGGACAAATGTGGGGCAAATGGGCCACCCGCACCCCCGACGGCACCATCCTGAACGCATTTGAAACCACGCCTGGCGTAGCGATGGTGAATGGTATTTACTGGTACCGCTAA
- the argH gene encoding argininosuccinate lyase, translated as MSKLWQKTTNVNQLVEDFTVGKDREFDQEMAAFDVLGSLAHTRMLESIGLMDGADLELVQRELKAIYADIEAGNFNIEDGVEDVHSQVEMLLTQRIGDAGKKIHSGRSRNDQVLVDLKLFFRHQLQQVVEETETLFRQLITLSEQHKDVLLPGYTHLQVAMPSSFGLWFGAYAESLADDLELVLAAYKITNKNPLGSAAGYGSSFPLNRTLTTQLLGFESLNYNVVYAQMGRGKTERIIAQALSSIAATLAKMAMDQALYLSQNFAFVSYPDTLTTGSSIMPHKKNPDVWEIMRGKCNRLQALPTDVAMMTTNLPSGYHRELQLLKELLFPAFADLKKCLHMATFMLQNITVNADILKDPKYAYLFSVEEVNRMVLSGTPFRDAYKQVGLAIEQGEFNPDKTVNHTHEGSIGNLGNQHITAAFDKLLINFDFGKVETAIKGLVA; from the coding sequence ATGAGTAAGTTATGGCAAAAAACCACTAATGTAAATCAGCTGGTTGAAGATTTTACCGTAGGTAAAGACAGGGAGTTTGACCAGGAAATGGCCGCGTTTGATGTGCTGGGCTCGTTGGCCCACACCCGTATGCTTGAAAGTATTGGACTGATGGATGGTGCTGATCTTGAACTTGTTCAGCGTGAGCTAAAAGCTATTTATGCTGATATTGAGGCCGGTAATTTCAACATCGAAGATGGGGTAGAGGATGTACACTCGCAGGTAGAAATGCTGCTAACCCAACGCATTGGCGATGCCGGCAAAAAGATCCATTCCGGCCGCTCCCGTAACGACCAGGTGTTGGTCGACCTCAAATTATTCTTCCGTCACCAGTTGCAACAGGTAGTTGAGGAAACCGAAACCCTTTTTCGCCAGTTGATTACACTAAGCGAGCAGCATAAAGATGTGCTGCTGCCTGGCTATACCCACTTGCAGGTTGCCATGCCATCCTCGTTCGGCCTTTGGTTTGGCGCCTATGCCGAAAGCCTTGCCGATGATCTGGAACTGGTGTTGGCTGCTTATAAAATCACCAATAAAAATCCTCTGGGTTCGGCAGCTGGTTATGGCTCGTCGTTCCCGCTTAACCGTACGCTAACTACCCAATTATTGGGGTTTGAAAGCCTGAATTATAACGTAGTATACGCCCAGATGGGTCGCGGTAAAACCGAGCGAATCATTGCCCAGGCGCTATCGAGTATAGCTGCCACCCTTGCCAAAATGGCTATGGACCAGGCGCTTTACCTGAGCCAGAACTTTGCCTTTGTAAGCTACCCCGATACATTAACTACCGGTAGCAGCATTATGCCTCACAAAAAAAATCCGGATGTTTGGGAGATTATGCGCGGCAAATGTAATCGCCTGCAAGCCCTCCCAACGGATGTAGCTATGATGACCACCAACCTGCCATCAGGCTATCACCGCGAACTGCAGCTGCTCAAAGAACTCCTGTTCCCGGCCTTTGCCGACCTGAAGAAATGCCTGCATATGGCCACTTTCATGCTCCAGAATATAACAGTGAATGCTGATATACTGAAAGATCCCAAATATGCATACCTGTTTAGCGTTGAGGAAGTTAATCGCATGGTTTTAAGCGGAACCCCTTTCAGGGATGCCTACAAACAAGTAGGCTTAGCTATAGAACAAGGCGAGTTTAACCCTGATAAAACGGTAAACCACACCCACGAAGGCAGTATAGGCAACCTGGGTAACCAGCATATAACTGCCGCCTTTGATAAGCTGCTCATCAACTTTGATTTCGGGAAAGTTGAAACGGCAATAAAGGGGCTGGTGGCTTAG
- a CDS encoding HAD domain-containing protein, which produces MVILLDIDGVLVTEPSWKKVEIGADGFMLFNKLSAQNLADILLLTGAEVVLASTHRINFAIERWLDIFKIRGVTINKLSKLNDKKSLTDMQDRGNEIQEWIHKNGEVNYVIIDDDLSINNLPEAIKQKWVTIKPHIGIDIEAKQKALDILLTNR; this is translated from the coding sequence ATGGTAATCCTGCTGGATATAGATGGAGTATTAGTAACCGAACCGTCCTGGAAAAAGGTAGAAATTGGTGCCGATGGCTTCATGCTGTTTAACAAACTATCGGCACAAAACCTGGCTGATATTTTGTTGCTAACAGGCGCCGAGGTGGTTTTAGCCAGTACACATAGAATTAACTTTGCTATTGAACGTTGGCTGGACATCTTCAAAATCAGGGGGGTAACTATTAATAAATTATCTAAACTTAATGATAAGAAATCCCTAACGGATATGCAGGATCGTGGTAACGAAATTCAGGAGTGGATACATAAAAACGGCGAAGTGAACTACGTTATTATAGACGATGACTTGTCAATAAATAACCTGCCTGAGGCTATAAAACAAAAGTGGGTTACCATCAAACCCCATATTGGAATTGATATTGAGGCCAAACAAAAGGCCCTGGATATTCTTTTAACTAATCGGTGA
- a CDS encoding YwbE family protein, translating to MNGQNRSDIYPGLEVDIILKKDQRTGTLTRGIVKRLLTSASYHSRGIKVQLDDGQVGRVAWIVDEED from the coding sequence ATGAACGGACAAAACAGAAGCGATATTTACCCAGGCCTGGAAGTGGATATTATCCTTAAAAAAGACCAGCGCACGGGCACGCTTACCCGCGGGATTGTGAAAAGGCTGTTAACCAGCGCATCATACCATTCCCGTGGTATAAAAGTGCAGCTGGACGACGGCCAGGTTGGCCGGGTGGCCTGGATTGTTGATGAAGAAGATTAA
- a CDS encoding DUF1345 domain-containing protein: MPASPQRKSKLWLRLDTHHRLLVSLLVATATLIFIWGRFSIPATTLVTWSAFGLSVIVMDWIIILSSHPMEVRHIAKIEDSSRVLIFAFVIVASIISLLAIFFLLKSSKQLSPAVVTGHVLLGMTSVIISWILVHTIFTLRYAHMYYATDTDGDNKTKPLGGLEFPGDEKGFEPDYLDFVYFSFVLGMTFQVSDIEISSRQIRRLAWIHGMISFAFNTAIVALSINVISGLVSN; this comes from the coding sequence ATGCCTGCAAGCCCTCAACGAAAATCGAAATTATGGTTACGGTTAGATACGCATCACCGATTGTTAGTATCCTTACTTGTTGCTACAGCTACACTTATTTTCATATGGGGCCGATTTAGCATACCGGCAACAACGTTGGTTACGTGGTCGGCATTTGGGTTAAGTGTTATAGTGATGGATTGGATTATCATCCTGTCATCGCATCCAATGGAGGTTAGGCACATAGCCAAAATTGAGGATTCCAGCCGGGTATTGATATTTGCTTTTGTAATTGTAGCATCAATCATAAGTCTCCTGGCAATTTTTTTCCTGCTCAAATCATCTAAACAGCTGTCTCCTGCCGTAGTTACCGGCCATGTATTATTGGGGATGACATCGGTAATTATCTCCTGGATATTGGTGCATACCATATTTACCCTGCGTTACGCACATATGTATTACGCTACAGATACCGATGGCGATAACAAGACCAAACCTTTGGGCGGGCTGGAATTTCCCGGCGATGAAAAGGGTTTTGAGCCCGATTATCTTGATTTTGTATACTTCTCCTTTGTGTTGGGGATGACTTTCCAGGTATCGGATATCGAGATCTCGTCCCGGCAAATCCGCCGGCTGGCATGGATCCACGGTATGATATCTTTTGCTTTTAATACTGCTATTGTGGCATTAAGCATTAATGTAATTTCGGGACTGGTATCAAACTGA
- a CDS encoding DUF72 domain-containing protein: MEFGKVAPEELPLIDFTLPPDTELTTSVLATAKNNEPIQVHVGCAKWGRKEWIGQIYPPKTKEANFLDEYVRHFDCIELNATFYNVYGPDTIAKWKAKAESNPGFKFCPKFSQSISHIRRLKNADDITTTYYEGIMAFGEKLGPLFLQLSDNYTPKSFPELKAYLEALPKDVPVFVELRHKEWFAQQENADKVFSLFRDLNIGAVITDASGRRDVIHMSLPTPHAFIRFVGCTDKMGEYSIDEARLDMWVERIKKWQQEGLKSVWFFMHQHDERFSPILSDYVTKKLNAALGTNLLRPKFIDQQGGLF; this comes from the coding sequence ATGGAATTTGGCAAAGTAGCACCCGAAGAATTACCCTTAATAGATTTTACACTTCCGCCTGATACAGAACTCACTACTTCGGTATTAGCAACGGCTAAAAACAACGAGCCAATACAGGTTCACGTTGGTTGTGCAAAGTGGGGACGCAAGGAGTGGATTGGGCAAATCTATCCGCCTAAAACCAAGGAAGCTAATTTTTTGGATGAATATGTAAGACACTTTGATTGCATTGAACTGAATGCCACATTTTATAACGTTTATGGCCCCGATACCATTGCCAAATGGAAAGCCAAAGCCGAAAGCAACCCCGGTTTTAAATTTTGCCCCAAATTTTCGCAAAGCATCAGCCACATACGCAGGCTAAAAAATGCCGACGATATTACTACAACTTACTATGAAGGCATCATGGCATTCGGCGAAAAGCTGGGACCGTTATTTTTGCAATTGAGCGATAACTACACCCCCAAAAGCTTCCCCGAACTGAAAGCATACCTGGAGGCTTTGCCCAAAGATGTACCCGTTTTTGTAGAACTAAGGCATAAAGAATGGTTTGCCCAACAGGAAAACGCCGACAAAGTATTCAGTCTTTTTCGCGATCTTAATATTGGCGCCGTAATAACCGACGCCTCCGGACGCCGCGACGTAATACACATGAGTTTGCCCACGCCTCACGCCTTTATCCGGTTTGTGGGCTGTACTGATAAAATGGGCGAATACAGCATTGATGAGGCCCGTTTGGATATGTGGGTAGAAAGGATAAAAAAATGGCAGCAGGAAGGTTTAAAATCGGTTTGGTTCTTTATGCACCAGCATGATGAAAGGTTTTCGCCCATACTGTCAGATTATGTAACCAAAAAATTAAATGCGGCCCTTGGCACAAATTTACTTCGCCCCAAATTCATTGATCAGCAGGGCGGTTTGTTTTAA
- a CDS encoding amidase, whose amino-acid sequence MHRRNFLKTGSLAGLTLSTLVAASCSQPATDDKKPDTTATDSKDDLFELSEATITDLQEKMKAKQYTSHLLTELYLKRIDEIDKNGPKLNSVIELNKDALNMADAMDKEREKGKVRGPLHGIPVLIKDNINTGDNMHTTAGSLALSDNFAKQDAFIIHKLREAGAVLLGKTNLSEWANFRSTHSTSAWSSRGGQTKCPYILDRNPSGSSAGSGSAVAANLCTIAIGTETDGSIVSPSSVNGLVGIKPTVGLWSRSGIIPISKTQDTAGPMARTVKDAAIFLGALAGVDPQDSFTLAGKGKAEADYTRFLDVDGLKGKRLGVEKSAMDGNPGMVALLKDAIKTMQSKGATVIEVELNKELKDIGKSEFPVLLYEFKDGLNLYLSNANSKVKTLADVIAYNKQNEAKAMPFFKQETLELAQAKGDLNTEEYLKAVKQTNTGTRKAIDKILTDNKLDAIIGPTNGPAVCIDLVNGDYDNGFGFSSPAAMAGYPHITVPMGLLHGLPIGLSFFSTAWKEGDIIKLGYAYEQASKKRVKPLFKVDLLG is encoded by the coding sequence ATGCACAGACGAAATTTTCTTAAAACAGGGTCATTAGCTGGCCTTACGTTATCAACATTGGTTGCTGCATCATGCAGCCAGCCAGCAACAGATGATAAAAAACCAGATACCACCGCCACGGATAGTAAGGATGATCTGTTTGAACTTTCGGAAGCCACTATAACCGATTTGCAGGAAAAAATGAAGGCTAAGCAATATACATCGCACCTGCTTACCGAGCTTTACCTGAAACGTATTGATGAGATTGACAAGAATGGCCCAAAGTTAAACTCCGTTATTGAATTAAATAAGGATGCTTTAAACATGGCCGATGCTATGGATAAAGAGCGGGAGAAAGGCAAAGTACGCGGCCCCTTACATGGCATACCAGTGCTGATAAAGGATAATATAAACACCGGCGATAATATGCATACCACGGCCGGTTCGCTGGCCCTGAGTGACAATTTTGCCAAACAAGACGCCTTTATTATCCACAAGCTACGCGAGGCCGGGGCCGTTTTATTGGGCAAGACCAATTTAAGTGAGTGGGCCAACTTCCGTTCAACACACTCTACCAGCGCGTGGAGCAGCCGGGGCGGCCAAACCAAATGCCCCTATATTCTCGATCGTAACCCCAGCGGCTCAAGCGCAGGATCGGGCAGTGCTGTAGCGGCCAATTTATGCACCATAGCCATTGGTACCGAAACGGATGGCTCAATCGTATCACCATCATCAGTAAACGGGTTGGTGGGTATTAAACCTACTGTAGGGTTGTGGAGCAGATCGGGCATTATTCCTATCTCCAAAACACAGGACACTGCCGGGCCTATGGCCCGCACCGTTAAAGATGCGGCCATTTTTTTAGGAGCCCTGGCCGGCGTTGATCCACAAGACAGTTTTACCCTGGCGGGCAAGGGCAAGGCAGAGGCTGATTACACCAGGTTTTTAGATGTAGATGGTTTAAAAGGCAAACGCCTCGGGGTCGAAAAATCAGCAATGGATGGCAACCCAGGTATGGTAGCTTTACTGAAAGACGCCATTAAAACCATGCAAAGTAAAGGCGCTACCGTGATTGAAGTTGAGTTGAATAAAGAGCTTAAAGATATCGGCAAAAGTGAATTCCCGGTTTTATTATATGAATTTAAAGATGGGCTGAACCTGTATTTAAGCAATGCTAACAGCAAAGTAAAAACCCTGGCCGATGTAATTGCCTATAACAAGCAAAACGAAGCCAAAGCTATGCCCTTTTTTAAACAGGAAACCCTTGAACTGGCCCAGGCCAAAGGCGACTTAAACACCGAAGAGTATCTAAAAGCTGTAAAGCAAACCAATACGGGCACCCGCAAGGCTATAGATAAAATTTTAACCGATAACAAACTGGATGCCATCATAGGCCCCACTAACGGCCCGGCAGTGTGCATCGACCTTGTAAATGGCGATTACGACAACGGTTTCGGCTTCTCGAGCCCGGCAGCTATGGCGGGCTACCCGCACATTACTGTACCCATGGGATTGCTACATGGTTTGCCTATCGGCCTGTCGTTTTTCAGCACAGCCTGGAAAGAAGGCGATATTATTAAGCTGGGGTATGCATATGAGCAGGCGAGCAAAAAACGAGTGAAGCCGTTGTTTAAAGTGGATTTGTTGGGGTAA
- a CDS encoding YbhB/YbcL family Raf kinase inhibitor-like protein, which produces MKKFILFLFAVISCLSAKAQTFTLKSADLGGQFTNEFASNTFGCTGLNKSPQLEWQNAPQGTKSFAITMYDPNAPTGSGWWHWVVLDIPASVHQLKQGAGSQRANELPAGATQGNTDFGVPGYGGPCPPVNDAAHGYVITIFALKTDKLGVGDKASPALVGFMLNQNVIAKASLIIYAKR; this is translated from the coding sequence ATGAAAAAGTTCATCTTATTTTTATTTGCAGTTATAAGCTGCTTAAGCGCCAAAGCGCAAACCTTTACATTAAAAAGCGCCGATCTGGGCGGGCAATTCACCAATGAATTTGCATCAAATACATTTGGCTGCACGGGGCTCAACAAATCGCCCCAACTGGAATGGCAAAATGCACCACAAGGCACCAAAAGTTTCGCCATTACCATGTACGATCCCAACGCCCCTACCGGCAGCGGCTGGTGGCATTGGGTGGTTTTAGATATCCCTGCCAGCGTTCACCAACTTAAACAAGGCGCGGGCAGCCAACGGGCAAATGAGTTGCCCGCCGGTGCCACACAAGGCAACACCGATTTTGGTGTTCCGGGTTATGGCGGCCCCTGCCCGCCGGTAAATGATGCTGCCCATGGTTATGTCATTACCATTTTTGCCTTAAAAACAGACAAGCTTGGTGTTGGCGATAAGGCATCGCCTGCATTAGTTGGCTTTATGCTAAACCAAAATGTTATCGCGAAAGCATCGTTAATTATATATGCCAAACGTTAA